A window from Schistosoma haematobium chromosome 1, whole genome shotgun sequence encodes these proteins:
- the KLHL12_1 gene encoding Kelch-like protein 12 (EggNog:ENOG410V5ZD~COG:T) has translation MKGLCQMNPLKVSFLRTSHVYRLCIMDLLSVLFILISFDLHCGTWSVCKPMYMRRSGAGCALLGDTIYVCGGYGGAEGRGPSHLDTVEAYNTWLAQWTLVTSMNVPRCYVGACPLAGKIYVAAGYNGNSLLDTVESYDPIENTWWLHEESRMNHERCDTGMCVVRFPTCSISQDTLTPMLTSRNVMNSTNIHSSPSAVSSASVNFHSAINQSSTWQLNDFNTNRTNNVRINTQISVGHTNPSSFQGSPSSSTRNVLSSSVSEPFRTGSQFGCPSASMNVCNVNSQSPGNSHLSSTHRRSNRQVRSHSSRQNSLSNTASVNGRELRNSRPPRHLLSLTASSLYPGNINVWNPKSMRLPYVAQGMHNPRNNRSLLPSLLCNPHNILRCNTTPISHLTQQVENPLLNHNETLSHTLDNIPSSSEECYIIQNNESTVNSAFSMMQQTDQLLDNCGNVDINELASNLNASHFDASTVTGSHLPASQRSSCSSPTLVSDIHHSAPEYGSSVSCKHDLFRSVDAINRLGSDNVFWSISNISTFSVIENPTASTFPKATTFNEDSSNNVVIETQADNISGNVNLDNIPSRNYVSLVSDSPDEQDHTNAFGDVSREHGDLVKCTDRSSYKTRTFMNTLINKPRELQSNPCVLSSNDSSELPCEQPCDITLASSYSCNSSVSIPIAKVKPCSSTVVENSCTTTLNALPPSIRNTSSTQQVNDPSICRNKPTFDQLCQRYKPI, from the exons atgAAAGGCTTGTGTCAAATGAACCCTTTAAAAGTGTCATTCTTGCGAACTTCGCATGTCTATCGTTTGTGCATCATGGATTTATTATCGgtactttttattttaattagctTTGATCTTCATTGTGGTACGTGGTCTGTGTGCAAACCAATGTACATGCGTCGGTCGGGAGCTGGTTGTGCTTTGTTGGGGGATACTATTTATGTATGCGGTGGTTATGGTGGCGCTGAGGGCCGCGGTCCTTCACATTTGGATACTGTAGAAGCCTATAATACATGGTTGGCTCAGTGGACTTTGGTTACAAGTATGAATGTCCCTCGTTGTTACGTTGGTGCTTGCCCATTGGCTGGCAAGATTTATGTTGCTGCTGG ATATAATGGTAATAGTCTACTGGATACTGTAGAGTCGTACGATCCAATCGAAAATACGTGGTGGCTACACGAAGAAAGTAGAATGAATCATGAACGATGTGACACTGGTATGTGTGTTGTACGATTCCCAACATGTTCTATCAGTCAAGATACTCTTACGCCAATGCTAACATCAAGAAACGTAATGAACTCCACTAATATTCATTCATCTCCATCAGCTGTTTCATCTGCTTCGGTTAATTTTCATTCAGCAATCAATCAGTCATCCACTTGGCAGCTAAACGACTTTAACACAAATCGAACTAATAATGTACGCATAAACACACAGATTTCTGTTGGTCACACTAATCCATCATCGTTTCAGGGTAGTCCATCATCATCCACTCGAAATGTTCTGTCTTCGTCAGTCAGTGAACCCTTTCGTACTGGTTCACAATTTGGTTGTCCATCTGCAAGTATGAATGTATGTAATGTTAATTCTCAATCTCCTGGAAATTCTCACCTGTCTTCCACTCATCGTAGATCTAATCGTCAAGTTCGTAGTCATTCTTCACGACAGAATAGTTTGTCAAATACTGCTTCTGTTAATGGGAGAGAATTAAGAAACTCTAGACCACCAAGGCATTTACTTTCGTTGACTGCATCCAGTTTATATCCTGGTAATATAAATGTTTGGAATCCCAAAAGTATGCGTTTACCATATGTTGCACAAGGAATGCACAACCCCAGAAATAATAGATCACTTCTTCCATCCTTGTTATGCAACCCACATAATATTTTACGCTGTAACACTACACCCATATCTCACTTAACTCAACAGGTCGAGAATCCATTATTAAATCATAATGAAACTCTTAGCCATACTTTAGATAATATACCTTCTTCCTCTGAGGAATGTTATATCATCCAAAATAATGAATCTACTGTCAATTCTGCATTCAGTATGATGCAACAAACGGACCAACTACTAGACAACTGCGGAAACGTTGACATAAACGAGTTAGCCTCTAATCTTAATGCTTCTCATTTTGATGCATCAACTGTTACTGGGTCTCACTTACCAGCATCTCAGAGAAGCAGTTGCAGTAGTCCTACTTTGGTATCTGATATACATCATTCTGCCCCTGAATATGGCTCTTCTGTATCATGTAAGCATGATTTGTTTAGATCCGTTGATGCAATTAACCGTCTTGGTTCAGATAACGTTTTCTGGTCAATATCCAATATATCGACATTTTCCGTCATAGAAAACCCTACTGCCAGTACTTTTCCAAAGGCCACCACTTTTAATGAGGACTCATCTAATAACGTAGTTATTGAGACGCAAGCTGATAATATTTCTGGGAATGTTAATTTAGATAATATTCCTAGTAGAAACTATGTTAGTTTGGTGAGCGATTCACCTGATGAACAAGATCATACTAATGCGTTTGGTGATGTTAGTCGAGAGCATGGTGATTTGGTCAAGTGTACTGATCGTTCAAGTTACAAAACGCGCACTTTTATGAACACTTTGATAAATAAACCAAGAGAACTTCAATCAAATCCATGTGTTTTATCTTCAAACGATTCTTCTGAACTACCTTGTGAACAACCATGTGATATCACTTTAGCATCCAGTTATTCATGTAATTCTTCAGTCTCCATACCAATTGCTAAAGTTAAGCCATGTTCTTCAACAGTCGTGGAAAATTCATGTACAACAACTTTAAATGCACTACCTCCTTCCATACGAAACACATCTTCCACTCAACAAGTAAATGACCCATCAATCTGCCGTAACAAGCCAACATTTGACCAACTATGTCAGCGATATAAACCT ATATAA